A part of Nostoc sp. HK-01 genomic DNA contains:
- a CDS encoding translation initiation factor 3: MQNQEESLIAIQKQLINSQIKSPQVFLIDHENNNRGLINTNEALELAESLELDLVVVSEGQDAPIAKILNYGKLQYQKKKRQGQSARPTVKEVRLRPNIGAADYNLRIEQAVKWLSKGDSVKFAIRLRGRENQYREQAGELLERIATALSEVGKVQSLDKRSLTAQIIPA; encoded by the coding sequence TTGCAAAATCAGGAGGAAAGCCTCATCGCCATCCAAAAGCAACTAATTAACTCACAAATCAAGTCACCCCAAGTTTTCTTGATTGATCACGAAAATAACAATCGTGGTTTAATAAATACTAACGAAGCTTTAGAATTAGCCGAAAGCTTAGAGCTTGATTTAGTTGTAGTTTCTGAAGGACAAGACGCTCCAATCGCCAAGATTCTCAACTATGGTAAGCTTCAGTATCAAAAGAAAAAACGTCAGGGACAAAGTGCTAGACCAACCGTGAAAGAAGTTCGCCTACGTCCTAATATTGGTGCTGCTGATTATAACTTACGTATTGAGCAAGCTGTTAAGTGGTTAAGTAAAGGCGATTCGGTTAAATTTGCTATTCGCTTACGTGGTCGAGAAAATCAATATCGTGAACAAGCTGGTGAATTGTTAGAACGGATAGCCACTGCCTTAAGCGAAGTAGGTAAAGTTCAATCACTTGATAAACGTTCGCTGACTGCTCAAATTATTCCTGCTTAA
- a CDS encoding transposase, IS605 OrfB family protein yields MLVFEFKAYGKSTQLAAIDDAIRTAKFIRNSCIRLWMDVQGTSKNDLQKYCAVLAANFPFANELNSMARQASAERAWSSISRFYENCKKGISGKKGFPQFQKDCRSVEYKSTGWKLADNRKSITFTDKKGIGRLKLKGTRDLHFYQPNQIKRVRLVKRADGVYVQFCVDANRSENIEATGKTVGLDVGLKEYYTDSNGLVVENPKFLRKGEKVLKRSQRRVSRKVKGSKNRGKARQLLGNRHLKISRQRKDHAVKLARCVVQSNDLIAYEDLRIKNMVKNHCLAKSINDASWYQFRVWVEYFGKVFKRVTVAVNPQYTSQECSNCGEIVKKTLSTRTHVCKCGCSMDRDENAARIILSRGLGTVGHTGTFALDASNAWGDATSTLVGESLYEQVMS; encoded by the coding sequence ATGCTAGTTTTTGAATTCAAAGCTTATGGGAAATCAACGCAATTAGCGGCAATAGATGATGCAATTCGTACCGCCAAATTCATCCGCAATAGCTGTATTCGGCTATGGATGGATGTTCAAGGCACGAGTAAAAATGACTTGCAGAAATATTGCGCTGTACTTGCGGCTAATTTCCCCTTCGCAAATGAACTCAATTCAATGGCTCGTCAAGCTAGTGCTGAACGGGCGTGGTCATCGATCTCCAGGTTTTATGAAAACTGTAAAAAGGGCATCTCTGGCAAGAAAGGTTTTCCCCAATTCCAGAAAGATTGTCGCTCGGTTGAGTACAAATCTACCGGATGGAAGCTTGCAGATAATCGCAAATCCATAACCTTTACTGACAAAAAAGGTATTGGTCGTCTAAAACTCAAAGGGACTCGTGATTTGCATTTCTACCAACCCAACCAAATCAAACGGGTGAGATTGGTAAAACGTGCAGATGGTGTATATGTTCAATTTTGTGTTGATGCAAACCGTTCTGAAAACATAGAAGCAACTGGTAAAACAGTGGGCTTAGATGTTGGATTAAAAGAGTACTACACCGATTCTAACGGGTTGGTAGTTGAGAACCCTAAATTTTTGCGTAAAGGCGAGAAAGTTCTCAAACGTTCACAACGCCGTGTTTCTAGAAAGGTAAAAGGCTCAAAAAATCGGGGTAAAGCTAGGCAGCTTTTAGGTAATCGCCACCTCAAAATAAGTAGGCAACGTAAAGACCATGCGGTGAAATTAGCACGGTGCGTAGTTCAGTCCAACGACTTGATAGCCTACGAAGATTTGAGGATTAAAAATATGGTGAAAAATCATTGTTTAGCTAAGTCTATTAATGACGCATCTTGGTATCAGTTTCGTGTCTGGGTTGAGTATTTTGGTAAAGTATTTAAACGTGTCACGGTTGCGGTTAATCCGCAATACACAAGCCAAGAATGCTCTAACTGTGGTGAAATTGTGAAGAAAACACTATCCACTAGGACACACGTTTGTAAATGTGGTTGTTCGATGGATAGGGATGAAAACGCAGCCAGGATCATCCTTAGTCGAGGATTGGGTACGGTAGGGCATACCGGAACCTTTGCGCTAGACGCAAGCAACGCTTGGGGAGATGCAACCTCTACTCTTGTTGGTGAAAGCCTGTATGAGCAAGTTATGTCTTAG
- a CDS encoding two component transcriptional regulator, winged helix family protein has translation MESHKEKILVVDDEASIRRILETRLSMIGYDVVTAGDGVEALELFGSGSCDLIVLDVMMPRMDGYCVCQEIRNQSDVPIIMLTALADVADRITGLELGADDYIAKPFSPKELESRIRCILRRRVSKTSANGVPSSGIMYVSNIKIDTNKRQVYKDDERIRLTGVEYSLLELLVINSGQPISRREMLQQVWGYTSEQHVDTRVIDVHISRLRGKLEDDPENPELISTARGSGYLFQRIIEPEHC, from the coding sequence GTGGAAAGCCATAAAGAAAAAATCTTGGTGGTAGATGACGAAGCAAGCATTCGCCGGATTTTGGAAACGCGACTGTCCATGATTGGTTACGATGTGGTCACGGCTGGGGATGGCGTTGAGGCATTAGAACTGTTTGGTTCTGGCTCCTGCGACTTAATTGTTCTGGATGTGATGATGCCGAGAATGGATGGTTATTGTGTGTGCCAGGAAATCCGCAACCAATCAGATGTGCCAATTATTATGCTCACAGCCTTGGCAGATGTAGCAGACCGAATCACTGGCTTGGAATTAGGTGCAGATGATTACATCGCTAAACCATTTTCCCCGAAAGAATTAGAGTCGAGAATCCGTTGTATATTGAGGCGAAGGGTCAGTAAAACAAGCGCGAATGGAGTTCCTAGTTCAGGAATCATGTATGTTAGTAATATCAAAATTGATACCAACAAACGACAAGTTTACAAAGATGATGAACGGATTCGGTTAACTGGCGTAGAGTACAGCCTGTTAGAGTTGCTGGTGATTAACTCAGGGCAACCGATATCTCGTAGAGAAATGCTACAGCAAGTCTGGGGGTATACTTCAGAACAGCACGTAGATACTCGTGTTATAGATGTGCATATCTCACGACTAAGGGGAAAGCTAGAAGATGACCCGGAAAATCCAGAGTTAATTTCGACAGCCAGAGGTTCGGGCTATCTATTTCAAAGAATTATTGAACCAGAGCATTGTTGA
- a CDS encoding TM2 domain containing protein, with product MGVILLNLKAVRIKWFFVTKIFSLSRNINSFAITSLQGYSQDSFNMTSKGTAYLLWLFWLIGFAGIHRFYSGKPLSGIIWLFTWGLFGFGQLIDLALIPAMVDEKNLKYIALRGGNQTQSNTQTVVVNLGGQVGSPFPGQITIHDAATLQPQPTVPQLNPNPQNDMVTVLKLAQNKGGSISVVDAVIETGKPAPEVRALLESLCTDGLMEVCNHESTGAVIYRLV from the coding sequence GTGGGCGTTATATTACTTAACTTGAAAGCTGTACGTATTAAATGGTTTTTTGTTACCAAGATTTTTTCTTTATCCAGAAATATTAATAGCTTTGCTATAACTAGTTTGCAGGGCTATTCTCAAGACAGTTTTAACATGACCTCTAAAGGAACAGCATACTTACTGTGGCTATTTTGGTTAATTGGCTTCGCAGGCATACATCGGTTTTATTCTGGTAAACCACTGTCGGGAATAATTTGGTTATTTACTTGGGGTCTGTTTGGGTTCGGACAGCTAATAGATTTGGCACTCATCCCGGCAATGGTAGATGAAAAAAACTTGAAATACATCGCATTGCGTGGTGGTAATCAGACTCAAAGCAATACTCAGACCGTAGTTGTTAATCTTGGTGGACAAGTTGGTAGCCCCTTTCCCGGACAAATAACTATCCACGATGCTGCAACACTACAACCACAACCAACCGTCCCCCAACTTAACCCGAATCCACAAAATGATATGGTCACAGTTTTGAAATTGGCTCAAAATAAAGGCGGTAGCATTTCTGTTGTGGATGCCGTTATTGAAACTGGCAAGCCTGCACCAGAAGTTCGCGCTCTGCTGGAAAGTCTTTGCACTGATGGATTGATGGAAGTTTGCAACCACGAATCTACAGGCGCAGTTATCTATCGATTAGTTTAG